Part of the Methanococcus maripaludis genome is shown below.
ATTTAAGGGCATTCTGTCAGTTTTCAGGTTTGATAAATCAAATTTTTTGAAAGGTGAATCTTTCAATGTTTTTAGCATTTTTAAAAAGAGTTTTCGTGTATCTGAAACACTCAAATCTTTACTTTTACCATATATTTTTGGTAAAATTTCAATAGTTACGCCATTTTTCATTTGAATTATTCCAACGTAGTTTTTAGCCTGTAGAACTTCTCCATAGTTCTTTTTGTAAGTTATAGTTAAAAATTCATCCGTATTTTTATCTTTGTTCTGCAAAATAAAGGTTTTTAAATCGTTAAATACGGATTCTTTTAAAGAAATATATGTATCAAACTGTCTATTTTCATTTCCTTTTACAATAATTCCAAATTCTGTGACGGTAAACTGATTATTCATTGATAATCAGCCCTTAAATCTTTTCATAAATCTTTTTAAATGTTTCAGGAGTTATATCTCCAATACAGAGATCTGGATTTATTCTATATGTTATCATATCTTCATATTCTTCATGATCAAAGCCGATTACTGAATTTTCTTTGAATTTTTTGCTTTGAATAAATCTGACTGGGATATCTTCGTAGTTTTCGGTTTCTTCCATTCTATTTAATTGTCTGAAGTGGTCTCCAAGAACGATCTGTATTTTTTCATAGTTATCGTAGAAATACTCCTGTAAAAGTGGAATTATTTTATTTTTAAAGATTTGACAGAGTTTTTTAAACTGTTCTTCTTCATTTTCAATGTATTTTAAAGGTAGGAAATATGCATGGCCGATTTCATGATCTCTATCGTATAAAAATTCAACTCTTTCGTTCAATTTTTCAAGCATCTGTTTTAGATTTATTCCTTTTACAATAATTCCATTCAATAATTCTGGGTCAGGCATCAATTCTTCAAAGTGGAACCTTCTTCTAAGTGCAGTATCCATTAAAGCAATTGATCTGTCAGCAGTATTCATCGTACCTAAAAGATAGAGATTTTTTGGAACCCCAAAAGTGTCTTTTGAATATGGAAGGGTTGTAGTAATCTGATTTTTAGTTCCAAGCCTTTTATCATCTTCAATCAATGTAATGAGTTCCCCAAATATTTTAGAAATATTTCCACGGTTTATTTCATCAATTATTAGGACATAGTTTTTTTCATCCGTTTTTACGGATAATTGTTCTGCAATTTTATTAATTCTGGTTAATAGTCCGTTGTAATACGATTCCAAGCCCCCGCCTGTAATGATATTATTTTCTCCAGTATCATACATTCTTTTTAATGTATTAATGCTTAGATTATATTCGCCAGATACATTCCCTTTATCATAAAAAATAGTTTTTTCGTTTACTTTTTTAATTAAATAATGGGAATTTGGATTTTTCATATCTATTCTAATGGTTTCCCCATTTTCGAAATCAGTATTTCCAATTAATTTAGTAAATACTTCATCAAATCTCGGTTTATTATTTTCTACATCGGAATTGTTTGAAATGAGATCTTTAAGATTTTCAATTAACAAATCCTCTTTTGAAAGTTTATAAATTGACATTTGTGAAAAATTCTTTTCTTTTAGGATTTGTGAAACCGGGGCCGGTTCATCAGCTACCCAAAGCCATTTAACTTTTCTAAATTGATAGTATCTTATTTCAGAGTCGTTACGGTATTCGTAATCGCCAATAATTTGACATATTGCTTTAAATTTACGGTTTCCATGAGTAATTACTACAATATCGCCTTTTTTCATTCCATTGATAAATCGATCAACAGCAGTTGGTCCAAAAGAAGCGTATTGTGGGTATTTCGTGTCATGTACTTTCTTTATCGCATCTAATGAAGTACTTTTACTAAAGTCAATATCTTCTCCCCAACCCAATGCAATGACTCCATTTTCAAAGCAGTATTTAAAAATAGGATCTGCATCGATAGATACATCACCCAATGAAAGTTTGAATACATTTGATTTATTTTCATCAAAAGTATACCCTGTAATTACGGTAGATTTCTTTGCTTTTGCTTTTAAACACAATGTTTTAAAAATTCCATCGTCTATCTGGTATTCAATTGAATTGCTGTCCGAATTTTCTAAAACGGGTTTAATTCCTTCGATAAAATCTTCGTAGGAATATGACTGGTGAAATGTTATAAATTCAATTTGACCGTTTTCTCTCAGGTTTTCGTACCTATCTACGAGCTCTTCCCTTGATTTATTTGAAATATCGCCATCAATTATTTCAACTGCTTTTTCAGTTACAGAATATGTTTTTCCAGTTCCAGGAGGGCCGTAAAGTATCGTGTTTAAAGGGAATTTTTTATTTTTCGAGGTAACACTAATTTCTTCAGATTCTTCTTCGATAAAATCTTCGCTTTCATCTTCATCAGATTCTTTAAACCTACTTTCTAAAATGTCATAATATTCAAAAATGTCCATATTTTCAGGTTTTTCTTTAAATGCACAGGATTGTAGTTCAGAAACTGAACCATTAAATTCAACCCCGAGTGCTTTAGCCAGCATTTTTGTATTGTATATGGAAACTAGCTTAGGACTGTTTCGATCTTGATAAATAAATGCAATTTTCCACTTTACTGCATTTCCGAGATCTATCGAATCGATTTCATTAAATTTTCCGGCTCTCGATTTTTCAATTATATCCATTACCATATTTTTAACTGTTTGGAACGCCTCTTCCTCAGTTTTTCCGTATTTTTCGTACCAACCGTATTTTTCAGAATATTTTCGACCTCTTTCGTTTTCTTTGTTTTCAGAGTTCGTTCTAAATATCCCAAATTTAAATGAAGCACCCCCACCTATTCCGCCCAATTCATGAGCTTTACGTTCTAACCAGTAGCAAAAATAGTCATTATTTCCTAAATTTGTGTATTCTTCTAAAGTCATGCTTTTTACTTTTTCAACAGGCCATCGTTGAAGAAATTCATCCCATAATTGATATTTTTCCTTGATATCCATAATCTCCCTCATACAAATTAAAAACCAATATAAAGGGTATTTTTCATAATATATGTCGTTTTTGATATAATTTTCCGATTAAACTTTAAAAATGTAAAATTTAATAATTAATTGAATATAACTTTAAGATAAAGGGGTATCATGGGGTTTCAAGCAGTTAAATCAGTGGATGAACTTTATAATGGAGTTAAACCTAAAAAAATTGTTTTAACAAACGATGCAGCTTTGGCAACTGCATTAAATAAGCGTATCGATAAACCAATGATTGGAAAATTTGCATACACTTCACAAGAAATTGCACAAAAATTTATTCCAACATATTTTGATGAGCAAAAACTCTCGAAAACTGACGTAATTTTAAAAATTTCAAAAGATTTTGGATATGATATAAAATCAGTTCATAGTGCTGTTGAAAAAATTGTTGAAATAAAGAAACATTCGAGAAACGTTTCAAAGTACATAAATTCTTACGAAAAAAGGATACTGGATAAGTACAATTCGCTTGCAACAACTGAAAATACCCTCGAAAAATTTGATTTTTACAAACATTTCAAAAATTATTCTGAAGACGAGGTTGCAGTCATTGGATTTGAAAATTTTAGTAAAATTGATAAATTGGCTCTTCCAAAAAATTTTACAAAAATATCACCGTTTAAAGAAGAACCGAAAGATTTGGAAAATTTCTATTTATTTAAAAATGAAAACGAAATTTCAGATAGAATTTCAAACATTATTAATCCGGAAAACCAGAATGATTTTTCAATAATTTTAAACACGGAAAGTACAATTCTTGATATTTTGAAAGCTAAGCTGTATAAAAAAGGAATAAACCTAAATGTAAAAGAATATTTGCATGAAAATTTGAATTTAAGATCTATTTTAAACCTATTGACTCTTTCATTTCAAATAAATGAATTATATTTAAGGGATTTAGCTCCTTATTTTGAAATGTTTAATATTGGAACTTCAGAAGGATATTCAAATTATACGTTAAAAGATTACTCTGAAAACGTTAATACTGATGAAAATTTTAACAAACTATGCGAATTTTTGAAAAATATTTCAGAATATCGATTTTTAGATCTTTTAACCTTTTTAAACGATTTTGAAATCGAAATACCCTATGAATTTAAAAAAACACTACAAAAACTCGAAATTTATGATAAAAAAGTAACTTATCAAA
Proteins encoded:
- a CDS encoding AAA family ATPase, encoding MDIKEKYQLWDEFLQRWPVEKVKSMTLEEYTNLGNNDYFCYWLERKAHELGGIGGGASFKFGIFRTNSENKENERGRKYSEKYGWYEKYGKTEEEAFQTVKNMVMDIIEKSRAGKFNEIDSIDLGNAVKWKIAFIYQDRNSPKLVSIYNTKMLAKALGVEFNGSVSELQSCAFKEKPENMDIFEYYDILESRFKESDEDESEDFIEEESEEISVTSKNKKFPLNTILYGPPGTGKTYSVTEKAVEIIDGDISNKSREELVDRYENLRENGQIEFITFHQSYSYEDFIEGIKPVLENSDSNSIEYQIDDGIFKTLCLKAKAKKSTVITGYTFDENKSNVFKLSLGDVSIDADPIFKYCFENGVIALGWGEDIDFSKSTSLDAIKKVHDTKYPQYASFGPTAVDRFINGMKKGDIVVITHGNRKFKAICQIIGDYEYRNDSEIRYYQFRKVKWLWVADEPAPVSQILKEKNFSQMSIYKLSKEDLLIENLKDLISNNSDVENNKPRFDEVFTKLIGNTDFENGETIRIDMKNPNSHYLIKKVNEKTIFYDKGNVSGEYNLSINTLKRMYDTGENNIITGGGLESYYNGLLTRINKIAEQLSVKTDEKNYVLIIDEINRGNISKIFGELITLIEDDKRLGTKNQITTTLPYSKDTFGVPKNLYLLGTMNTADRSIALMDTALRRRFHFEELMPDPELLNGIIVKGINLKQMLEKLNERVEFLYDRDHEIGHAYFLPLKYIENEEEQFKKLCQIFKNKIIPLLQEYFYDNYEKIQIVLGDHFRQLNRMEETENYEDIPVRFIQSKKFKENSVIGFDHEEYEDMITYRINPDLCIGDITPETFKKIYEKI